A section of the Penaeus chinensis breed Huanghai No. 1 chromosome 17, ASM1920278v2, whole genome shotgun sequence genome encodes:
- the LOC125033953 gene encoding uncharacterized protein LOC125033953 isoform X1 yields MDGSALAGVDSMVSMRGEGMVSGQSNGVPGSDGGSVSESSSATAISGGTNGNNQVECHNGGATRNGESQWSLVASDGSKMNKIQEIVENHTSMPSKCHVENLVQQVGQLSDVEKFLLYLKLPVGRSPDTDPLKQPLNPLGSRCEIQLTITWIKTHLEMNSEVSLPKREVYNEYMHYCNLNNIKALSTADFGKVMKQVFPGVRPRRLGQRGASKYCYSGLRKKWALDPPSLPDLNDNMTKKNVLGVDCVVDEGEVDRAANCLVLEWAEKLWSVKFESIRDLALHLVNKNYVDNRSMAAFTLLSVADQNQGMLVSGGTGGGKHRETQLQLQRKLQEREHIREQKRKLQEQQPAINKANNERPKSRRRSGASRNPSGETVTNGTSAVSSKSNSHHPPATAITTTITATTNTTNGNCDSLLSELPNGATGDITGVDGNNIVSITNIKQEESLEFLDSLTDDKLLDAKVVIDGKNGNFHSNIITNVGHTQQPLRRNCNTNNNCDVKAPCNKVPNPKSNPAKKPFLIMQSSAPKTTSPKSRFKAIQPKVTDTMQGTLPVGSQWSDILGGTEDITHPKPEVLLPVNYGGQLMVESGIQQVTQREQQQQQQQQQQQQQQQQQQLQQQHQQQQQQQQQQHQQLQQQQQQQQQQQIQQRQNLTNNNCTNSHEAEEELIQYFHKNADMDDAQKSSQLSELRKLLQRNLPGGQAQGGVGVSAHPLMTDTDIDQDVQGTGGMRRRVSFQPSLDGGDNLNPLMGGQTVGSVPPSPNTRRTQFNFTPIGSNLDQTQGMSQCSSANASPFMSPRNTPLPRSRHNSGQTNSTYVTPRSTPFTPDQPNHPVASECSTPFMSPITTPLFPRSRHNSNQNHRSPYTPNCRSRHSSGAPTFRHAPYTPDDMSSRRGGKFRSRHSSGSVPPSPSSAPLSPLVQDGSVHPPQDSSIQLPSASMLHHMLKNKQTVSGYSDLRRRHMSAGPTIHYQPQPPAFSIDPLSQEVSNVMTNSQPGPSNALPVNLNRPQSVPPLQMLNMPSCTQESFAKSHPNTPIVNQQFVFTESCVSQPSSYAPTPVPSECNDFTDSYNLEIDPMLDVNLSGDAGGTVGLDSMDSLTLTNSHTTDLSTLSDPLQVPPNMDPFSVSYSSETGDLRSMEEQIGVSEVTLSSSSCCMDNTQGQHVDSGGGGGGQGPLISTASMLTLNALNRSLENPGSGLEEDFRPTLPDLGDQEVFNSLVLDVNKD; encoded by the exons CATGCCGAGCAAGTGTCACGTGGAAAACCTGGTGCAGCAGGTGGGACAGCTGTCAGATGTAGAGAAGTTCCTGTTGTACCTCAAGCTTCCTGTGGGACGCTCTCCAGACACCGACCCTTTGAAGCA ACCATTGAATCCCCTTGGGAGTCGCTGTGAAATTCAGCTCACAATAACATGGATAAAGACTCACCTGGAGATGAACAGCGAGGTGTCTCTGCCGAAGCGGGAAGTCTATAATGAGTACAT GCATTACTGCAACCTCAATAATATCAAGGCTCTAAGCACTGCAGACTTTGGCAAGGTGATGAAGCAAGTGTTTCCTGGAGTGAGACCTCGAAGGCTTGGCCAACGAGGGGCCTCCAAGTACTGTTACTCTGGCCTCCGCAAGAAATGGGCCCTTGACCCACCCTCTTTGCCAGATCTTAATGACAACATGACAAAGAAGAATGTG CTTGGCGTGGATTGTGTGGTCGATGAGGGTGAGGTGGACAGAGCAGCAAATTGTCTAGTGTTGGAGTGGGCGGAAAAACTTTGGTCTGTTAAATTTGAAAGCATTCGCGACTTGGCTCTTCATCTGGTTAACAAAAACTATGTGGACAACAGGTCGATGGCAGCCTTCACCCTGCTGTCAGTAGCGGACCAAAATCAAG GCATGTTGGTGAGTGGAGGGACAGGGGGTGGAAAGCACAGAGAGACTCAGCTGCAACTTCAACGAAAGTTACAGGAACGGGAGCACATCAGAGAGCAGAAGAGGAAACTGCAG GAGCAGCAGCCAGCCATCAACAAGGCAAACAATGAGCGGCCAAAATCTCGGAGGAGGAGTGGGGCATCACGCAATCCTTCTGGTGAGACTGTTACCAATGGCACCTCTGCTGTGTCATCGAAGTCCAATTCCCATCATCCTCCAGCAACTGctatcactaccaccattactgCCACTACAAACACTACTAATGGCAACTGTGATAGCCTCCTCTCTGAGCTTCCTAATGGTGCTACTGGAGATATCACAGGTGTTGATGGCAATAACATTGTCAGCATAACTAATATCAAGCAGGAAGAGAGTCTAGAGTTTCTGGACTCGCTCACAGATGACAAGCTCCTAGATGCCAAGGTGGTTATAGATGGCAAAAATGGAAACTTTCACAGCAACATCATCACGAATGTGGGCCATACGCAGCAACCGCTCAGAAGAAAttgcaatacaaataacaattgtGATGTCAAGGCTCCTTGTAACAAAGTACCAAACCCAAAATCTAACCCTGCCAAGAAACCGTTCCTTATTATGCAGTCCAGCGCTCCCAAGACCACATCACCCAAGTCCAGGTTCAAAGCCATCCAGCCTAAGGTTACTGACACCATGCAAGGGACATTGCCTGTGGGATCTCAGTGGTCAGACATATTAGGAGGCACAGAGGACATCACACACCCCAAACCTGAAGTCCTTTTGCCTGTAAATTATGGTGGCCAGTTGATGGTTGAGTCTGGAATTCAGCAAGTGACTCAGcgtgaacagcaacaacaacaacaacagcagcagcaacagcagcaacaacagcagcagcagctccagcagcagcaccaacaacaacagcagcagcagcaacagcagcaccaacagctccaacagcaacaacagcaacagcaacagcaacagattCAGCAAAGACAAAATCTGACTAATAATAACTGCACTAATAGTCATGAGGCAGAAGAAGAATTAATACAGTACTTCCACAAAAATGCTGATATGGATGATGCTCAGAAGTCAAGTCAGCTGTCAGAATTGCGGAAATTGCTTCAGAGAAACCTACCAGGGGGTCAAGctcaggggggagtgggggtcagTGCTCATCCACTGATGACTGATACAGACATTGATCAGGATGTGCAGGGAacaggaggaatgagaagaagagtcAGTTTCCAACCATCTCTGGATGGAGGAGACAATTTGAATCCTCTTATGGGAGGACAGACTGTGGGGTCAGTGCCACCAAGTCCCAATACACGCAGAACTCAGTTTAATTTTACACCAATAGGTAGTAATCTGGACCAAACACAGGGTATGTCTCAGTGCTCTAGTGCAAATGCTAGCCCATTTATGTCTCCACGGAATACCCCATTACCTAGATCGAGACACAACTCTGGTCAAACCAATTCAACATATGTAACACCTCGTAGTACACCATTTACACCAGACCAACCAAACCATCCAGTTGCGTCTGAATGCAGCACACCATTCATGTCACCAATAACAACACCCTTGTTTCCAAGGTCACGTCACAATTCAAATCAGAATCATCGCAGTCCGTACACCCCTAACTGCCGTTCCCGGCACTCCTCTGGTGCCCCTACTTTTAGACATGCACCATACACCCCAGATGACATGTCTAGTCGGCGTGGAGGGAAGTTCCGTTCAAGACATTCATCAGGAAGTGTtccaccatctccttcctctgctcCCCTCTCGCCACTGGTGCAAGATGGCTCAGTTCACCCCCCTCAAGACTCAAGCATACAACTCCCTTCAGCCTCCATGTTACATCATATGCTCAAGAATAAACAAACTGTAAGTGGGTATAGTGACTTGCGCCGTCGACACATGTCAGCAGGGCCAACTATCCATTATCAACCTCAGCCTCCTGCTTTCTCTATTGATCCATTATCCCAAGAGGTGTCCAATGTTATGACAAACTCCCAACCTGGACCGAGCAATGCCCTGCCTGTTAATCTAAATAGACCCCAATCAGTTCCACCTTTACAGATGCTCAATATGCCATCCTGTACTCAAGAATCTTTTGCAAAATCACATCCCAACACACCTATTGTTAATCAGCAGTTTGTGTTCACTGAGAGTTGTGTGTCTCAACCTTCCTCTTATGCACCTACTCCTGTACCCAGTGAATGCAATGACTTTACTGATAGTTATAATTTAGAGATTGACCCGATGCTGGATGTCAATTTGTCTGGTGATGCAGGAGGGACTGTTGGGCTGGATTCCATGGATTCATTGACTCTGACTAATAGCCATACAACAGACCTATCAACACTTTCAGACCCTCTGCAAGTTCCTCCTAACATGGACCCCTTTTCTGTGAGCTATTCTTCAGAAACTGGGGATTTGAGATCTATGGAAGAGCAAATAGGAGTAAGTGAAGTGACTCTgagtagtagcagttgttgtaTGGATAATACACAAGGACAGCAtgttgatagtggtggtggtggtggtggacagGGACCATTAATCAGTACAGCCTCCATGCTCACGCTCAACGCTCTAAACCGCTCATTGGAGAATCCTGGTAGTGGGCTGGAGGAGGACTTCAGGCCAACATTGCCGGATCTGGGTGATCAGGAAGTGTTCAATTCTTTGGTGCTGGATGTGAATAAAGACTGA
- the LOC125033953 gene encoding uncharacterized protein LOC125033953 isoform X2, with translation MGGACGDRDSMPSKCHVENLVQQVGQLSDVEKFLLYLKLPVGRSPDTDPLKQPLNPLGSRCEIQLTITWIKTHLEMNSEVSLPKREVYNEYMHYCNLNNIKALSTADFGKVMKQVFPGVRPRRLGQRGASKYCYSGLRKKWALDPPSLPDLNDNMTKKNVLGVDCVVDEGEVDRAANCLVLEWAEKLWSVKFESIRDLALHLVNKNYVDNRSMAAFTLLSVADQNQGMLVSGGTGGGKHRETQLQLQRKLQEREHIREQKRKLQEQQPAINKANNERPKSRRRSGASRNPSGETVTNGTSAVSSKSNSHHPPATAITTTITATTNTTNGNCDSLLSELPNGATGDITGVDGNNIVSITNIKQEESLEFLDSLTDDKLLDAKVVIDGKNGNFHSNIITNVGHTQQPLRRNCNTNNNCDVKAPCNKVPNPKSNPAKKPFLIMQSSAPKTTSPKSRFKAIQPKVTDTMQGTLPVGSQWSDILGGTEDITHPKPEVLLPVNYGGQLMVESGIQQVTQREQQQQQQQQQQQQQQQQQQLQQQHQQQQQQQQQQHQQLQQQQQQQQQQQIQQRQNLTNNNCTNSHEAEEELIQYFHKNADMDDAQKSSQLSELRKLLQRNLPGGQAQGGVGVSAHPLMTDTDIDQDVQGTGGMRRRVSFQPSLDGGDNLNPLMGGQTVGSVPPSPNTRRTQFNFTPIGSNLDQTQGMSQCSSANASPFMSPRNTPLPRSRHNSGQTNSTYVTPRSTPFTPDQPNHPVASECSTPFMSPITTPLFPRSRHNSNQNHRSPYTPNCRSRHSSGAPTFRHAPYTPDDMSSRRGGKFRSRHSSGSVPPSPSSAPLSPLVQDGSVHPPQDSSIQLPSASMLHHMLKNKQTVSGYSDLRRRHMSAGPTIHYQPQPPAFSIDPLSQEVSNVMTNSQPGPSNALPVNLNRPQSVPPLQMLNMPSCTQESFAKSHPNTPIVNQQFVFTESCVSQPSSYAPTPVPSECNDFTDSYNLEIDPMLDVNLSGDAGGTVGLDSMDSLTLTNSHTTDLSTLSDPLQVPPNMDPFSVSYSSETGDLRSMEEQIGVSEVTLSSSSCCMDNTQGQHVDSGGGGGGQGPLISTASMLTLNALNRSLENPGSGLEEDFRPTLPDLGDQEVFNSLVLDVNKD, from the exons ATGGGCGGGGCCTGTGGTGACCGAGACAG CATGCCGAGCAAGTGTCACGTGGAAAACCTGGTGCAGCAGGTGGGACAGCTGTCAGATGTAGAGAAGTTCCTGTTGTACCTCAAGCTTCCTGTGGGACGCTCTCCAGACACCGACCCTTTGAAGCA ACCATTGAATCCCCTTGGGAGTCGCTGTGAAATTCAGCTCACAATAACATGGATAAAGACTCACCTGGAGATGAACAGCGAGGTGTCTCTGCCGAAGCGGGAAGTCTATAATGAGTACAT GCATTACTGCAACCTCAATAATATCAAGGCTCTAAGCACTGCAGACTTTGGCAAGGTGATGAAGCAAGTGTTTCCTGGAGTGAGACCTCGAAGGCTTGGCCAACGAGGGGCCTCCAAGTACTGTTACTCTGGCCTCCGCAAGAAATGGGCCCTTGACCCACCCTCTTTGCCAGATCTTAATGACAACATGACAAAGAAGAATGTG CTTGGCGTGGATTGTGTGGTCGATGAGGGTGAGGTGGACAGAGCAGCAAATTGTCTAGTGTTGGAGTGGGCGGAAAAACTTTGGTCTGTTAAATTTGAAAGCATTCGCGACTTGGCTCTTCATCTGGTTAACAAAAACTATGTGGACAACAGGTCGATGGCAGCCTTCACCCTGCTGTCAGTAGCGGACCAAAATCAAG GCATGTTGGTGAGTGGAGGGACAGGGGGTGGAAAGCACAGAGAGACTCAGCTGCAACTTCAACGAAAGTTACAGGAACGGGAGCACATCAGAGAGCAGAAGAGGAAACTGCAG GAGCAGCAGCCAGCCATCAACAAGGCAAACAATGAGCGGCCAAAATCTCGGAGGAGGAGTGGGGCATCACGCAATCCTTCTGGTGAGACTGTTACCAATGGCACCTCTGCTGTGTCATCGAAGTCCAATTCCCATCATCCTCCAGCAACTGctatcactaccaccattactgCCACTACAAACACTACTAATGGCAACTGTGATAGCCTCCTCTCTGAGCTTCCTAATGGTGCTACTGGAGATATCACAGGTGTTGATGGCAATAACATTGTCAGCATAACTAATATCAAGCAGGAAGAGAGTCTAGAGTTTCTGGACTCGCTCACAGATGACAAGCTCCTAGATGCCAAGGTGGTTATAGATGGCAAAAATGGAAACTTTCACAGCAACATCATCACGAATGTGGGCCATACGCAGCAACCGCTCAGAAGAAAttgcaatacaaataacaattgtGATGTCAAGGCTCCTTGTAACAAAGTACCAAACCCAAAATCTAACCCTGCCAAGAAACCGTTCCTTATTATGCAGTCCAGCGCTCCCAAGACCACATCACCCAAGTCCAGGTTCAAAGCCATCCAGCCTAAGGTTACTGACACCATGCAAGGGACATTGCCTGTGGGATCTCAGTGGTCAGACATATTAGGAGGCACAGAGGACATCACACACCCCAAACCTGAAGTCCTTTTGCCTGTAAATTATGGTGGCCAGTTGATGGTTGAGTCTGGAATTCAGCAAGTGACTCAGcgtgaacagcaacaacaacaacaacagcagcagcaacagcagcaacaacagcagcagcagctccagcagcagcaccaacaacaacagcagcagcagcaacagcagcaccaacagctccaacagcaacaacagcaacagcaacagcaacagattCAGCAAAGACAAAATCTGACTAATAATAACTGCACTAATAGTCATGAGGCAGAAGAAGAATTAATACAGTACTTCCACAAAAATGCTGATATGGATGATGCTCAGAAGTCAAGTCAGCTGTCAGAATTGCGGAAATTGCTTCAGAGAAACCTACCAGGGGGTCAAGctcaggggggagtgggggtcagTGCTCATCCACTGATGACTGATACAGACATTGATCAGGATGTGCAGGGAacaggaggaatgagaagaagagtcAGTTTCCAACCATCTCTGGATGGAGGAGACAATTTGAATCCTCTTATGGGAGGACAGACTGTGGGGTCAGTGCCACCAAGTCCCAATACACGCAGAACTCAGTTTAATTTTACACCAATAGGTAGTAATCTGGACCAAACACAGGGTATGTCTCAGTGCTCTAGTGCAAATGCTAGCCCATTTATGTCTCCACGGAATACCCCATTACCTAGATCGAGACACAACTCTGGTCAAACCAATTCAACATATGTAACACCTCGTAGTACACCATTTACACCAGACCAACCAAACCATCCAGTTGCGTCTGAATGCAGCACACCATTCATGTCACCAATAACAACACCCTTGTTTCCAAGGTCACGTCACAATTCAAATCAGAATCATCGCAGTCCGTACACCCCTAACTGCCGTTCCCGGCACTCCTCTGGTGCCCCTACTTTTAGACATGCACCATACACCCCAGATGACATGTCTAGTCGGCGTGGAGGGAAGTTCCGTTCAAGACATTCATCAGGAAGTGTtccaccatctccttcctctgctcCCCTCTCGCCACTGGTGCAAGATGGCTCAGTTCACCCCCCTCAAGACTCAAGCATACAACTCCCTTCAGCCTCCATGTTACATCATATGCTCAAGAATAAACAAACTGTAAGTGGGTATAGTGACTTGCGCCGTCGACACATGTCAGCAGGGCCAACTATCCATTATCAACCTCAGCCTCCTGCTTTCTCTATTGATCCATTATCCCAAGAGGTGTCCAATGTTATGACAAACTCCCAACCTGGACCGAGCAATGCCCTGCCTGTTAATCTAAATAGACCCCAATCAGTTCCACCTTTACAGATGCTCAATATGCCATCCTGTACTCAAGAATCTTTTGCAAAATCACATCCCAACACACCTATTGTTAATCAGCAGTTTGTGTTCACTGAGAGTTGTGTGTCTCAACCTTCCTCTTATGCACCTACTCCTGTACCCAGTGAATGCAATGACTTTACTGATAGTTATAATTTAGAGATTGACCCGATGCTGGATGTCAATTTGTCTGGTGATGCAGGAGGGACTGTTGGGCTGGATTCCATGGATTCATTGACTCTGACTAATAGCCATACAACAGACCTATCAACACTTTCAGACCCTCTGCAAGTTCCTCCTAACATGGACCCCTTTTCTGTGAGCTATTCTTCAGAAACTGGGGATTTGAGATCTATGGAAGAGCAAATAGGAGTAAGTGAAGTGACTCTgagtagtagcagttgttgtaTGGATAATACACAAGGACAGCAtgttgatagtggtggtggtggtggtggacagGGACCATTAATCAGTACAGCCTCCATGCTCACGCTCAACGCTCTAAACCGCTCATTGGAGAATCCTGGTAGTGGGCTGGAGGAGGACTTCAGGCCAACATTGCCGGATCTGGGTGATCAGGAAGTGTTCAATTCTTTGGTGCTGGATGTGAATAAAGACTGA